Proteins from one Candidatus Obscuribacterales bacterium genomic window:
- a CDS encoding LD-carboxypeptidase: protein MKPCTPPPPLQPGDKLCVVSPSGALRETAAFHAGIDLWRSQGYRVEPVPGYDARWGYLAGTDVQRRQQLWQALDDPDCRGILCARGGYGGARLLEAWQWPSQLTPKWLIGFSDITALLWSLAQQQISGVHGPLLTTLGSEPAWSVDRLFDWVRGGRLPSIHGQGWGGGTAQGLLLPVNLTVATHLLGTAVQLDLSGVILALEDVSEAPYRIDRMLTQWRMMGLLSQVKGIALGRFSQCDPPPSIPSFTVAEVLRDRLGDLGIPIVSGLPFGHDGENAALPVGQLCCLDGDRGRLDLLGNLS from the coding sequence ATGAAACCCTGCACCCCGCCACCGCCGCTGCAACCAGGCGATAAGCTCTGTGTCGTATCTCCCAGCGGAGCCCTACGAGAAACCGCTGCCTTCCATGCCGGAATTGACCTCTGGCGATCCCAAGGCTATCGCGTGGAGCCGGTACCAGGCTACGATGCTCGCTGGGGCTACCTGGCCGGCACCGATGTCCAACGGCGGCAACAGCTATGGCAGGCCCTTGATGATCCAGACTGCCGAGGGATCCTCTGTGCGCGGGGTGGCTATGGGGGAGCACGGCTGTTGGAAGCCTGGCAATGGCCCAGCCAGCTAACGCCCAAATGGTTGATTGGCTTTTCCGACATCACCGCCCTGCTCTGGAGCCTGGCCCAGCAGCAGATTTCTGGCGTCCATGGGCCATTGTTGACCACCCTAGGATCGGAACCGGCTTGGTCAGTCGATCGCCTTTTCGACTGGGTACGGGGCGGTCGTTTACCCTCCATCCACGGACAAGGCTGGGGCGGTGGGACCGCTCAGGGATTATTGCTCCCCGTCAACCTCACCGTGGCCACCCACCTGCTGGGAACCGCCGTGCAGCTCGATCTATCCGGCGTCATCTTGGCGCTAGAGGACGTATCAGAAGCGCCCTACCGCATCGATCGCATGTTGACCCAGTGGCGGATGATGGGTTTGCTATCCCAGGTCAAGGGCATTGCCCTCGGTCGCTTTAGCCAATGTGACCCGCCGCCCAGTATCCCCAGCTTCACGGTTGCTGAAGTGCTGCGCGATCGCCTCGGTGACCTAGGCATTCCCATCGTTTCCGGCCTGCCCTTTGGTCACGACGGCGAGAATGCTGCCCTCCCGGTGGGTCAGCTCTGTTGCCTAGATGGCGATCGCGGCCGGTTAGACCTGCTTGGCAACCTAAGCTAA
- a CDS encoding HEAT repeat domain-containing protein, whose protein sequence is QTDECFPILVRMLETDPDYSIRAAAAGALGYLEDPRAFEPLMRTFYEDTDWLVRFSTAVSLGNLKDPRAHDVLIQALSSHEIVLQQAAIAALGEIRDLSAVDRLLDFVQSEDWLVRQRLAEALGNLPTPKSVSALQYLERDTHTNVATAAMIALRRWRDSGELDQLITTSADD, encoded by the coding sequence CAAACCGATGAATGTTTCCCTATTTTGGTGCGGATGTTGGAAACCGATCCCGACTACAGCATTCGGGCAGCAGCGGCGGGGGCCCTGGGCTATCTAGAAGATCCCCGAGCGTTTGAACCGCTGATGCGCACCTTTTATGAAGATACCGATTGGCTGGTGCGGTTTAGTACGGCGGTGTCCTTAGGGAATCTCAAGGATCCTCGGGCCCATGATGTTTTGATACAGGCGCTGTCGAGCCACGAAATTGTTTTGCAACAGGCGGCGATCGCTGCCCTGGGTGAGATCCGTGACCTGAGCGCAGTGGATCGGCTGTTGGACTTTGTGCAGTCGGAAGACTGGCTGGTGCGTCAACGGTTGGCGGAAGCGCTGGGGAATCTGCCGACGCCCAAGAGTGTATCGGCGTTGCAATATCTGGAGCGAGATACCCATACCAATGTGGCCACGGCGGCCATGATTGCCCTGCGGCGTTGGCGAGACAGCGGTGAATTGGATCAACTGATCACGACATCTGCCGACGATTAG